The nucleotide window GAAGTTTTTCCAATAGGCTTTTGATCAATTTGTAAAACTTGGCTAAGTTCTTCAAAACCACTGATCTTTTCTAAGTTATGTAGTTTTAAATTTTTTCTAGGGTATAAAATTTTATTTTTTAAGTTTTTATATAAAATATCTAAAATTAAAGTACTTTTACCACTACCCGAGGCTCCAGTAATACCACATAAAAGTCCTAAAGGGATTTTAATATCTAAATTAGTAATATTATTTTTATTGGCTTTTGTTAAACTTAAAAAATCTTTTTTTGGCTTTCTAGGTTTTTGAACAGCAATTTGTTTTTTATGAAATATATATTGAGAAGTTATACTGTGTTTATTTTTTTTTAAATCTTTAAAGTTTCCTTCAAAAATAATATTTCCGCCATTAATACCAGAGCCTAAACCCAAATCAATTAAATAATTAGATTGACGAATACTTTCTAAATCATGTTCTACAACAATTAATGTATTACCCTTTTTACATAATTGTTTAATAACATTTAATAATTGGTCTTGATGATAAGGATGTAGGCCAATGCTAGGTTCGTCTAGTATATAAGTAAGCCCTGTTAAGGAAGAGCCTAATTGGGTAGTTAATCGCACCCTTTGCGCCTCCCCTCCTGATAAAGTGGTCATAGATCGATTTAAAGACAAGTATTCTGTATTAGTGAGTTTAATATAATTAAGACGAGATAAAATATTTTTAATAATTTCGAAAGCTATTTCTTTTTTAACAGTAGGTAGCTGTAATTTTTTTAAAACACTTTCTAATTCTAACAAAGATAAGTTAGCCATGTAACTAATATGCATTTCTTGAATAAAAACATTTAAAGCTTTTTTATTTAAACGATTTCCTTTACAGCAGCTACAAATTTTTACTTCATCATCATCACTTTCTACAACTCCTAAACCAGAACAAGTGTCACAAGCTCCTTTTATATGATTAAAGCTAAATAATTGCATTTCTATTTCTGGAAAACTAAAATTACATTTTGGGCAAGAGTGATTTTCAGAAAACAATATAGATTTTTTAGATAAAGGTTTTTCCATTTCTTGAATTTTTACAAAACCGTTGGTCATTTCAAAACTTTTTTGTACGGCTTCTAAAAAGCGTAGATAATATCTTTCTTCGCAAGGTAATCGATCTAAAATTAAATCAATGTTGTGTTCTTTGTATCGAGCTAATTTTAAAGTAGGATGTAAATCCATTAATTGTCCATCGATTAAGGCTTTAGTAATTCCAAGCCCCATCCACTTTTGAAAGTCGTTTTGAAAAGAACCTTTTTGTCCTCTAATTACGGGAGCTAAAACAATAATATTTTTTAATTTTGTTTTTTTATAAATAAATATTTTTTTATAAATTTCTTCAGAGCTTAATCCCTCTGTGGGTATTTTGTGTGTTGGACAGTAGGCTTCTCCTATGCGTGCGTAAAGAAGGCGTAAGTAATCATATATTTCTGTAACTGTACCCACCGTTGACCTAGGGTTTATGCCTGATCGGGCTTGGGCCACAGATATACTGGGAGATATGCCTATAATTTGGTCCACATTGGCTTGTTTAAAAGAAGGAGTAAAGTACGAAGACGATGGTGACAAACTTTCAATATAACGCCTTTGCCCTTCTGTAAATAAAACATCAAAAGCTAAAGAAGATTTACCACTACCTGATAATCCAGTAATAACGGTAAATTTATTTTTTGGAATTTTAACATTAATATTTTGTAAATTGTTTTCTTTAGCACCTAAAATTTCAATAAATTTCATAATATTACTTTAAAACCAAAAGTTTAATTTAAAA belongs to Pseudobdellovibrionaceae bacterium and includes:
- a CDS encoding ATP-binding cassette domain-containing protein — its product is MKFIEILGAKENNLQNINVKIPKNKFTVITGLSGSGKSSLAFDVLFTEGQRRYIESLSPSSSYFTPSFKQANVDQIIGISPSISVAQARSGINPRSTVGTVTEIYDYLRLLYARIGEAYCPTHKIPTEGLSSEEIYKKIFIYKKTKLKNIIVLAPVIRGQKGSFQNDFQKWMGLGITKALIDGQLMDLHPTLKLARYKEHNIDLILDRLPCEERYYLRFLEAVQKSFEMTNGFVKIQEMEKPLSKKSILFSENHSCPKCNFSFPEIEMQLFSFNHIKGACDTCSGLGVVESDDDEVKICSCCKGNRLNKKALNVFIQEMHISYMANLSLLELESVLKKLQLPTVKKEIAFEIIKNILSRLNYIKLTNTEYLSLNRSMTTLSGGEAQRVRLTTQLGSSLTGLTYILDEPSIGLHPYHQDQLLNVIKQLCKKGNTLIVVEHDLESIRQSNYLIDLGLGSGINGGNIIFEGNFKDLKKNKHSITSQYIFHKKQIAVQKPRKPKKDFLSLTKANKNNITNLDIKIPLGLLCGITGASGSGKSTLILDILYKNLKNKILYPRKNLKLHNLEKISGFEELSQVLQIDQKPIGKTSRSVPATYVKLFVLIRKLFAKLPESQIRGLKESSFSFNSGDGRCTSCEGLAYIKVEINSLPTSMVLCETCQGRRYSPHILAVKYNNKSIADVLEMSVEEAVIFFKNHKLIYKKLNMLKKVGLSYLKLGQASQTLSGGEAQRIKLSRELSKASSRKILYILDEPTTGLHIDDVSRLINLLKELVDNGHSVVVIEHNMELIKCCDYVIDCGPYGGVNGGKIIAKGTPEQIAQSKKSLTAPYLKKALFL